The Exiguobacterium acetylicum genome includes a window with the following:
- a CDS encoding GNAT family N-acetyltransferase — protein sequence MIQLVPVTAENWEACCELTLTAEQQDFMEANVYSIAQAKFEPSLVLRAIMTDETVVGFVMYNTELEELDGYWIYRIMIDQTQQGNGIGRLAMQAVIEEMRTLPAANRIVVGYRPDNQAAHRLYASLGFIDHGDRFGREMAVRLDV from the coding sequence ATGATTCAACTTGTACCAGTAACAGCAGAAAATTGGGAGGCTTGTTGTGAGCTGACGCTGACGGCAGAACAGCAGGACTTCATGGAAGCGAATGTTTACTCAATCGCACAAGCAAAGTTCGAACCAAGCCTTGTCCTTCGGGCGATCATGACAGATGAAACAGTCGTCGGTTTTGTGATGTACAACACGGAGCTAGAAGAACTTGACGGATACTGGATCTATCGCATCATGATCGATCAAACGCAGCAAGGAAACGGAATCGGACGATTAGCGATGCAAGCTGTAATTGAAGAGATGCGGACGTTACCCGCAGCAAATCGAATCGTCGTTGGATATCGACCGGACAATCAGGCAGCGCACCGTCTGTATGCGAGTCTCGGCTTCATCGATCACGGGGATCGATTTGGTCGGGAAATGGCAGTACGATTAGACGTTTAA
- a CDS encoding DUF4179 domain-containing protein, which translates to MAQHDLQNDYEKIPVPTKALQDRIRQGITQGVAERKQVRPRRKQYVAVAGLAASLFVTTFIVPTFASAMSHVPLIGGLYRPFTEQGTVGTEIEKKQLATAIDQTVTDQGITIKVVDAYYDGTTIGMNLTATGVPDVNETKRAGFYEIFKEDKRFEGTENQELAHFKQDGKVWRAQIEYDVSLQKLDDSMQVPLVISEMFGLDGNWQFEVPVKRLQAIEQTFDTTVKNPDYAVDVTLKQMTKGQASTTFDYTAVYPKSYDYRIEFTLFDDSGKEVIHNWSKSTALVTHTNTSSERTDTSRLSLGNYVIPSGAYTLHPQLSITPKTTFIPLTTSLPYAEQNPTHPLKMTTQSIKITDSQVIVDFKTNADESLSVMKLDAANNMFLIQGNEPPDGREIKPAVEVIDSKQKQFRAIFTLTSSQMAAIDDFYLQTGYSNTVTNTPIDLKPIPFIVD; encoded by the coding sequence ATGGCACAGCACGATCTACAAAATGACTATGAAAAAATTCCTGTACCGACGAAGGCCTTGCAAGACCGGATTCGTCAAGGGATCACGCAAGGCGTAGCGGAACGGAAACAAGTACGTCCTCGCCGAAAACAATACGTAGCCGTTGCCGGACTTGCCGCCTCGCTATTCGTGACGACATTCATCGTTCCAACGTTTGCTTCCGCGATGTCGCATGTTCCGTTGATTGGTGGACTGTACCGTCCCTTTACAGAACAGGGCACAGTCGGCACGGAAATCGAGAAGAAACAACTTGCAACAGCAATTGATCAGACGGTCACCGATCAAGGGATTACAATCAAAGTCGTCGATGCGTACTATGATGGTACGACGATCGGAATGAATCTGACGGCAACCGGTGTACCTGACGTTAACGAAACAAAACGAGCTGGTTTTTATGAGATATTTAAAGAGGATAAACGATTTGAAGGTACTGAAAATCAAGAATTAGCACACTTTAAACAGGACGGTAAGGTGTGGAGAGCACAAATCGAATATGATGTCAGCTTACAAAAGTTGGACGATTCGATGCAGGTGCCACTTGTGATTTCGGAAATGTTTGGTTTAGACGGGAACTGGCAATTTGAAGTTCCGGTCAAACGACTGCAAGCCATTGAACAGACGTTTGATACGACGGTGAAGAATCCTGATTATGCGGTCGATGTCACGTTGAAACAGATGACAAAAGGACAGGCAAGTACGACGTTTGATTATACAGCGGTCTATCCGAAGTCATATGATTATCGAATCGAATTCACATTGTTTGATGATAGCGGAAAAGAAGTCATTCACAATTGGTCAAAAAGTACAGCCTTAGTAACACATACGAATACTTCGTCCGAGCGAACAGATACATCACGACTCAGTCTAGGCAACTATGTAATTCCGAGCGGAGCATACACATTGCATCCTCAATTGAGTATTACACCTAAGACAACGTTTATTCCGTTGACGACATCTTTACCTTACGCGGAGCAGAATCCGACGCATCCGTTAAAAATGACGACACAAAGCATTAAGATTACGGACTCTCAAGTAATCGTCGATTTCAAAACGAATGCAGATGAATCATTATCAGTTATGAAGTTAGACGCAGCGAATAACATGTTCCTGATTCAAGGAAACGAACCACCGGATGGTCGTGAAATTAAACCGGCTGTTGAAGTCATCGATTCGAAACAAAAGCAATTCCGTGCCATATTTACATTAACGTCGTCACAAATGGCAGCAATCGATGACTTTTATCTACAAACTGGCTATTCAAATACCGTGACGAATACCCCAATTGATTTGAAACCGATTCCGTTCATTGTCGACTAA
- a CDS encoding sigma-70 family RNA polymerase sigma factor has protein sequence MDLRNEHTTLVRRAMKHDEAAFEQLVLLHSEQLYRTAYLYVKNEHDALDVVQETVYKAFISIEQVKEPKHFVTWITKILIRNCYRVLEKQQPTDDIVLHIPVQEDQSRDEHLDLVHALSHLRKEYRDVLVLFYFHDIPMKEIASFIGITLNTVKTYLKRGREELKVQLGGMDYGTARSTK, from the coding sequence ATGGACTTACGAAACGAGCATACGACGCTCGTCCGCCGTGCGATGAAGCACGATGAAGCGGCATTTGAGCAATTAGTGCTCCTACATAGCGAACAATTATACAGAACGGCGTATCTATACGTGAAAAATGAACACGATGCCTTAGACGTCGTACAAGAGACGGTCTATAAAGCGTTCATCTCAATCGAACAAGTGAAAGAACCAAAGCATTTCGTGACATGGATTACGAAAATCTTGATTCGCAATTGTTATCGGGTGTTGGAAAAACAACAACCAACAGATGATATTGTGCTTCATATTCCGGTACAGGAAGACCAATCTCGAGACGAACATCTTGATCTCGTACATGCTTTATCACATCTCCGAAAAGAATACCGGGACGTCTTAGTTCTCTTCTATTTTCATGATATCCCAATGAAAGAGATCGCAAGCTTCATCGGCATTACCCTCAATACGGTGAAGACGTATTTAAAACGAGGACGCGAAGAGTTAAAAGTACAGTTAGGAGGAATGGATTATGGCACAGCACGATCTACAAAATGA